Proteins encoded by one window of Drosophila melanogaster chromosome X:
- the Actn gene encoding alpha actinin, isoform A — translation MMMENGLSMEYGDGYMEQEEEWEREGLLDPAWEKQQKKTFTAWCNSHLRKAGTAIDNIEEDFRNGLKLMLLLEVISGETLPKPDRGKMRFHKIANVNKALDFIASKGVHLVSIGAEEIVDGNLKMTLGMIWTIILRFAIQDISVEEMTAKEGLLLWCQRKTAPYKNVNVQNFHLSFKDGLAFCALIHRHRPDLIDYAKLSKDNPLENLNTAFDVAEKYLDIPRMLDPDDLQNTALPDERAVMTYVSSYYHCFSGAQKAETAANRICKVLKVNQENERLMEEYERLASDLLEWIRRTMPWLNSRQADNSLAGVQKKLEEYRTYRRKHKPPRVEQKAKLETNFNTLQTKLRLSNRPAYLPTEGKTVSDISNSWKGLELAEKAFEEWLLAETMRLERLEHLAQKFKHKADAHEDWTRGKEEMLQSQDFRQCKLNELKALKKKHEAFESDLAAHQDRVEQIAAIAQELNTLEYHDCVSVNARCQRICDQWDRLGALTQRRRTALDEAERILEKIDILHLEFAKRAAPFNNWLDGTREDLVDMFIVHTMEEIQGLIQAHDQFKATLGEADKEFNLIVNLVREVESIVKQHQIPGGLENPYTTLTANDMTRKWSDVRQLVPQRDQTLANELRKQQNNEMLRRQFAEKANIVGPWIERQMDAVTAIGMGLQGSLEDQLHRLKEYEQAVYAYKPNIEELEKIHQAVQESMIFENRYTNYTMETLRVGWEQLLTSINRNINEVENQILTRDSKGISQEQLNEFRSSFNHFDKNRTGRLSPEEFKSCLVSLGYSIGKDRQGDLDFQRILAVVDPNNTGYVHFDAFLDFMTRESTDTDTAEQVIDSFRILAADKPYILPDELRRELPPDQAEYCIQRMPPYKGPNGVPGALDYMSFSTALYGETDL, via the exons ATGATGATGGAGAACGGACTCTCCATGGAGTACGGAGATGGCTACatggagcaggaggaggagtgGGAGCGCGAGGGCCTGCTCGATCCTGCGTGGGAGAAGCAACAGAAGAAG ACATTTACCGCCTGGTGTAACAGCCATTTGCGCAAGGCCGGTACAGCCATCGACAACATCGAGGAGGACTTCCGCAACGGCCTCaagctgatgctgctgctggaggtgATCTCCGGCGAGACGCTCCCCAAGCCCGATCGCGGCAAGATGCGCTTCCACAAGATCGCCAACGTGAACAAGGCTCTCGACTTCATCGCCTCCAAGGGCGTCCACCTGGTCTCTATCGGCGCCGAGGAGATCGTCGATGGAAACTTGAAGATGACTCTGGGTATGATCTGGACGATTATCCTGCGCTTCGCCATTCAGGACATCTCCGTGGAGGAGATGACCGCCAAGGAGGGTCTGCTGCTGTGGTGCCAGCGCAAGACGGCTCCCTACAAGAACGTCAACGTACAGAACTTCCATCTGTCGTTCAAG GATGGTCTGGCCTTCTGCGCCCTTATCCATCGCCATCGTCCAGATCTAATCGACTACGCCAAGCTGTCCAAAGACAATCCTCTGGAGAATCTTAATACTGCCTTCGATGTGGCCGAGAAGTACCTGGATATTCCGCGCATGTTGGATCCAGATG ATCTCCAGAATACAGCTTTGCCCGATGAGCGGGCGGTGATGACGTATGTGTCCTCGTACTATCACTGCTTCAGTGGCGCCCAAAAG GCGGAAACCGCTGCCAACCGGATCTGCAAGGTGCTCAAGGTCAACCAGGAGAACGAACGCCTCATGGAGGAGTACGAGCGTCTGGCCAGTGAT TTGCTGGAGTGGATCCGTCGCACCATGCCCTGGTTGAACTCGCGCCAGGCCGACAACTCGCTGGCAGGTGTGCAGAAGAAGCTGGAGGAGTACCGCACCTACCGTCGCAAGCACAAGCCACCACGTGTGGAGCAGAAGGCCAAGCTGGAGACCAACTTCAACACGCTGCAGACCAAGCTGCGCCTGTCCAACCGGCCCGCCTACCTGCCCACCGAGGGCAAGACCGTGTCCGACATCTCCAACTCGTGGAAGGGCCTGGAGCTGGCCGAGAAGGCCTTTGAGGAATGGCTGCTGGCCGAGACCATGCGCCTGGAGCGCCTTGAACATCTGGCCCAGAAGTTCAAGCACAAG GCCGATGCCCACGAGGACTGGACGCGTGGCAAGGAGGAGATGCTGCAGTCGCAGGACTTCCGCCAGTGCAAGCTCAACGAGCTGAAGGCCCTAAAGAAGAAGCACGAAGCCTTTGAGTCTGACCTGGCCGCCCACCAGGATCGTGTGGAGCAGATTGCCGCCATCGCCCAGGAGCTTAA CACTCTGGAGTACCATGACTGTGTGTCTGTGAACGCCAGGTGCCAGCGCATCTGCGACCAATGGGATCGCTTGGGTGCTCTTACCCAGCGCAGGCGCACCGCCTTAGACGAGGCCGAGCGAATCCTGGAGAAGATCGACATCTTGCATTTGGAGTTCGCGAAGCGTGCGGCGCCGTTCAACAACTGGCTGGATGGTACGCGCGAGGATCTTGTGGACATGTTTATTGTACACACCATGGAGGAAATCCAAGGCCTGATCCAGGCGCACGACCAGTTCAAGGCGACCCTGGGTGAGGCCGACAAGGAGTTCAACCTGATCGTGAACCTGGTCCGCGAAGTGGAGTCGATTGTGAAGCAGCACCAGATCCCCGGCGGCCTAGAGAACCCCTACACCACCCTGACCGCCAACGACATGACGCGCAAGTGGAGCGACGTCCGCCAACTGGTGCCCCAACGCGACCAGACTTTGGCCAACGAGCTGCGCAAGCAACAGAACAACGAAATGCTCCGCCGTCAGTTTGCCGAGAAGGCCAACATTGTCGGCCCCTGGATCGAGCGGCAAATGGATGCTGTTACGGCCATCGGTATGGGACTGCAGGGATCGCTGGAGGACCAACTGCACCGGCTCAAGGAGTACGAGCAGGCCGTCTACGCCTACAAGCCGAACATTGAGGAGCTGGAGAAGATCCACCAAGCGGTGCAGGAATCGATGATCTTCGAGAACCGATACACCAACTACACGATGGAAACGCTGCGCGTCGGCTGGGAGCAGCTGCTTACATCTATCAACCGCAACATCAACGAGGTGGAGAACCAGATTCTCACCCGCGACTCCAAGGGCATTAGCCAGGAGCAGCTGAACGAATTCCGCAGCAGCTTCAACCACTTCGACAAGAACCGCACCGGCCGACTGTCGCCCGAGGAGTTCAAGTCGTGCTTGGTCTCGTTGGGCTACTCGATTGGCAAGGATCGCCAGGGTGATTTGGACTTCCAGCGCATCCTCGCCGTCGTCGATCCCAACAACACTGGCTACGTGCACTTCGACGCCTTCCTCGACTTCATGACCCGCGAGAGCACCGATACCGACACTGCCGAACAAGTCATCGACTCCTTCCGAATCCTGGCAGCCGACAAG CCATACATTTTGCCCGACGAACTGCGTCGCGAGTTGCCGCCAGACCAGGCCGAGTACTGCATCCAGCGCATGCCGCCCTATAAGGGACCCAACGGAGTGCCCGGCGCCCTGGACTACATGTCCTTCAGCACAGCTCTCTACGGCGAGACCGACTTGTAA
- the Actn gene encoding alpha actinin, isoform B: MMMENGLSMEYGDGYMEQEEEWEREGLLDPAWEKQQKKTFTAWCNSHLRKAGTAIDNIEEDFRNGLKLMLLLEVISGETLPKPDRGKMRFHKIANVNKALDFIASKGVHLVSIGAEEIVDGNLKMTLGMIWTIILRFAIQDISVEEMTAKEGLLLWCQRKTAPYKNVNVQNFHLSFKDGLAFCALIHRHRPDLIDYAKLSKDNPLENLNTAFDVAEKYLDIPRMLDPDDLINTPKPDERAIMTYVSCYYHAFQGAQQAETAANRICKVLKVNQENERLMEEYERLASDLLEWIRRTMPWLNSRQADNSLAGVQKKLEEYRTYRRKHKPPRVEQKAKLETNFNTLQTKLRLSNRPAYLPTEGKTVSDISNSWKGLELAEKAFEEWLLAETMRLERLEHLAQKFKHKADAHEDWTRGKEEMLQSQDFRQCKLNELKALKKKHEAFESDLAAHQDRVEQIAAIAQELNTLEYHDCVSVNARCQRICDQWDRLGALTQRRRTALDEAERILEKIDILHLEFAKRAAPFNNWLDGTREDLVDMFIVHTMEEIQGLIQAHDQFKATLGEADKEFNLIVNLVREVESIVKQHQIPGGLENPYTTLTANDMTRKWSDVRQLVPQRDQTLANELRKQQNNEMLRRQFAEKANIVGPWIERQMDAVTAIGMGLQGSLEDQLHRLKEYEQAVYAYKPNIEELEKIHQAVQESMIFENRYTNYTMETLRVGWEQLLTSINRNINEVENQILTRDSKGISQEQLNEFRSSFNHFDKNRTGRLSPEEFKSCLVSLGYSIGKDRQGDLDFQRILAVVDPNNTGYVHFDAFLDFMTRESTDTDTAEQVIDSFRILAADKPYILPDELRRELPPDQAEYCIQRMPPYKGPNGVPGALDYMSFSTALYGETDL, translated from the exons ATGATGATGGAGAACGGACTCTCCATGGAGTACGGAGATGGCTACatggagcaggaggaggagtgGGAGCGCGAGGGCCTGCTCGATCCTGCGTGGGAGAAGCAACAGAAGAAG ACATTTACCGCCTGGTGTAACAGCCATTTGCGCAAGGCCGGTACAGCCATCGACAACATCGAGGAGGACTTCCGCAACGGCCTCaagctgatgctgctgctggaggtgATCTCCGGCGAGACGCTCCCCAAGCCCGATCGCGGCAAGATGCGCTTCCACAAGATCGCCAACGTGAACAAGGCTCTCGACTTCATCGCCTCCAAGGGCGTCCACCTGGTCTCTATCGGCGCCGAGGAGATCGTCGATGGAAACTTGAAGATGACTCTGGGTATGATCTGGACGATTATCCTGCGCTTCGCCATTCAGGACATCTCCGTGGAGGAGATGACCGCCAAGGAGGGTCTGCTGCTGTGGTGCCAGCGCAAGACGGCTCCCTACAAGAACGTCAACGTACAGAACTTCCATCTGTCGTTCAAG GATGGTCTGGCCTTCTGCGCCCTTATCCATCGCCATCGTCCAGATCTAATCGACTACGCCAAGCTGTCCAAAGACAATCCTCTGGAGAATCTTAATACTGCCTTCGATGTGGCCGAGAAGTACCTGGATATTCCGCGCATGTTGGATCCAGATG ATTTGATCAACACTCCGAAACCGGATGAACGTGCCATCATGACGTACGTCTCCTGCTACTACCACGCCTTCCAGGGAGCTCAACAG GCGGAAACCGCTGCCAACCGGATCTGCAAGGTGCTCAAGGTCAACCAGGAGAACGAACGCCTCATGGAGGAGTACGAGCGTCTGGCCAGTGAT TTGCTGGAGTGGATCCGTCGCACCATGCCCTGGTTGAACTCGCGCCAGGCCGACAACTCGCTGGCAGGTGTGCAGAAGAAGCTGGAGGAGTACCGCACCTACCGTCGCAAGCACAAGCCACCACGTGTGGAGCAGAAGGCCAAGCTGGAGACCAACTTCAACACGCTGCAGACCAAGCTGCGCCTGTCCAACCGGCCCGCCTACCTGCCCACCGAGGGCAAGACCGTGTCCGACATCTCCAACTCGTGGAAGGGCCTGGAGCTGGCCGAGAAGGCCTTTGAGGAATGGCTGCTGGCCGAGACCATGCGCCTGGAGCGCCTTGAACATCTGGCCCAGAAGTTCAAGCACAAG GCCGATGCCCACGAGGACTGGACGCGTGGCAAGGAGGAGATGCTGCAGTCGCAGGACTTCCGCCAGTGCAAGCTCAACGAGCTGAAGGCCCTAAAGAAGAAGCACGAAGCCTTTGAGTCTGACCTGGCCGCCCACCAGGATCGTGTGGAGCAGATTGCCGCCATCGCCCAGGAGCTTAA CACTCTGGAGTACCATGACTGTGTGTCTGTGAACGCCAGGTGCCAGCGCATCTGCGACCAATGGGATCGCTTGGGTGCTCTTACCCAGCGCAGGCGCACCGCCTTAGACGAGGCCGAGCGAATCCTGGAGAAGATCGACATCTTGCATTTGGAGTTCGCGAAGCGTGCGGCGCCGTTCAACAACTGGCTGGATGGTACGCGCGAGGATCTTGTGGACATGTTTATTGTACACACCATGGAGGAAATCCAAGGCCTGATCCAGGCGCACGACCAGTTCAAGGCGACCCTGGGTGAGGCCGACAAGGAGTTCAACCTGATCGTGAACCTGGTCCGCGAAGTGGAGTCGATTGTGAAGCAGCACCAGATCCCCGGCGGCCTAGAGAACCCCTACACCACCCTGACCGCCAACGACATGACGCGCAAGTGGAGCGACGTCCGCCAACTGGTGCCCCAACGCGACCAGACTTTGGCCAACGAGCTGCGCAAGCAACAGAACAACGAAATGCTCCGCCGTCAGTTTGCCGAGAAGGCCAACATTGTCGGCCCCTGGATCGAGCGGCAAATGGATGCTGTTACGGCCATCGGTATGGGACTGCAGGGATCGCTGGAGGACCAACTGCACCGGCTCAAGGAGTACGAGCAGGCCGTCTACGCCTACAAGCCGAACATTGAGGAGCTGGAGAAGATCCACCAAGCGGTGCAGGAATCGATGATCTTCGAGAACCGATACACCAACTACACGATGGAAACGCTGCGCGTCGGCTGGGAGCAGCTGCTTACATCTATCAACCGCAACATCAACGAGGTGGAGAACCAGATTCTCACCCGCGACTCCAAGGGCATTAGCCAGGAGCAGCTGAACGAATTCCGCAGCAGCTTCAACCACTTCGACAAGAACCGCACCGGCCGACTGTCGCCCGAGGAGTTCAAGTCGTGCTTGGTCTCGTTGGGCTACTCGATTGGCAAGGATCGCCAGGGTGATTTGGACTTCCAGCGCATCCTCGCCGTCGTCGATCCCAACAACACTGGCTACGTGCACTTCGACGCCTTCCTCGACTTCATGACCCGCGAGAGCACCGATACCGACACTGCCGAACAAGTCATCGACTCCTTCCGAATCCTGGCAGCCGACAAG CCATACATTTTGCCCGACGAACTGCGTCGCGAGTTGCCGCCAGACCAGGCCGAGTACTGCATCCAGCGCATGCCGCCCTATAAGGGACCCAACGGAGTGCCCGGCGCCCTGGACTACATGTCCTTCAGCACAGCTCTCTACGGCGAGACCGACTTGTAA
- the Actn gene encoding alpha actinin, isoform G, whose translation MMMENGLSMEYGDGYMEQEEEWEREGLLDPAWEKQQKKTFTAWCNSHLRKAGTAIDNIEEDFRNGLKLMLLLEVISGETLPKPDRGKMRFHKIANVNKALDFIASKGVHLVSIGAEEIVDGNLKMTLGMIWTIILRFAIQDISVEEMTAKEGLLLWCQRKTAPYKNVNVQNFHLSFKDGLAFCALIHRHRPDLIDYAKLSKDNPLENLNTAFDVAEKYLDIPRMLDPDDLINTPKPDERAIMTYVSCYYHAFQGAQQVGNVTHVPEPTRQYTYVPNNYNAETAANRICKVLKVNQENERLMEEYERLASDLLEWIRRTMPWLNSRQADNSLAGVQKKLEEYRTYRRKHKPPRVEQKAKLETNFNTLQTKLRLSNRPAYLPTEGKTVSDISNSWKGLELAEKAFEEWLLAETMRLERLEHLAQKFKHKADAHEDWTRGKEEMLQSQDFRQCKLNELKALKKKHEAFESDLAAHQDRVEQIAAIAQELNTLEYHDCVSVNARCQRICDQWDRLGALTQRRRTALDEAERILEKIDILHLEFAKRAAPFNNWLDGTREDLVDMFIVHTMEEIQGLIQAHDQFKATLGEADKEFNLIVNLVREVESIVKQHQIPGGLENPYTTLTANDMTRKWSDVRQLVPQRDQTLANELRKQQNNEMLRRQFAEKANIVGPWIERQMDAVTAIGMGLQGSLEDQLHRLKEYEQAVYAYKPNIEELEKIHQAVQESMIFENRYTNYTMETLRVGWEQLLTSINRNINEVENQILTRDSKGISQEQLNEFRSSFNHFDKNRTGRLSPEEFKSCLVSLGYSIGKDRQGDLDFQRILAVVDPNNTGYVHFDAFLDFMTRESTDTDTAEQVIDSFRILAADKPYILPDELRRELPPDQAEYCIQRMPPYKGPNGVPGALDYMSFSTALYGETDL comes from the exons ATGATGATGGAGAACGGACTCTCCATGGAGTACGGAGATGGCTACatggagcaggaggaggagtgGGAGCGCGAGGGCCTGCTCGATCCTGCGTGGGAGAAGCAACAGAAGAAG ACATTTACCGCCTGGTGTAACAGCCATTTGCGCAAGGCCGGTACAGCCATCGACAACATCGAGGAGGACTTCCGCAACGGCCTCaagctgatgctgctgctggaggtgATCTCCGGCGAGACGCTCCCCAAGCCCGATCGCGGCAAGATGCGCTTCCACAAGATCGCCAACGTGAACAAGGCTCTCGACTTCATCGCCTCCAAGGGCGTCCACCTGGTCTCTATCGGCGCCGAGGAGATCGTCGATGGAAACTTGAAGATGACTCTGGGTATGATCTGGACGATTATCCTGCGCTTCGCCATTCAGGACATCTCCGTGGAGGAGATGACCGCCAAGGAGGGTCTGCTGCTGTGGTGCCAGCGCAAGACGGCTCCCTACAAGAACGTCAACGTACAGAACTTCCATCTGTCGTTCAAG GATGGTCTGGCCTTCTGCGCCCTTATCCATCGCCATCGTCCAGATCTAATCGACTACGCCAAGCTGTCCAAAGACAATCCTCTGGAGAATCTTAATACTGCCTTCGATGTGGCCGAGAAGTACCTGGATATTCCGCGCATGTTGGATCCAGATG ATTTGATCAACACTCCGAAACCGGATGAACGTGCCATCATGACGTACGTCTCCTGCTACTACCACGCCTTCCAGGGAGCTCAACAGGTTGGAAATGTGACGCATGTACCCGAACCCACAAGACAATACACCTACGTCCCGAATAATTACAAT GCGGAAACCGCTGCCAACCGGATCTGCAAGGTGCTCAAGGTCAACCAGGAGAACGAACGCCTCATGGAGGAGTACGAGCGTCTGGCCAGTGAT TTGCTGGAGTGGATCCGTCGCACCATGCCCTGGTTGAACTCGCGCCAGGCCGACAACTCGCTGGCAGGTGTGCAGAAGAAGCTGGAGGAGTACCGCACCTACCGTCGCAAGCACAAGCCACCACGTGTGGAGCAGAAGGCCAAGCTGGAGACCAACTTCAACACGCTGCAGACCAAGCTGCGCCTGTCCAACCGGCCCGCCTACCTGCCCACCGAGGGCAAGACCGTGTCCGACATCTCCAACTCGTGGAAGGGCCTGGAGCTGGCCGAGAAGGCCTTTGAGGAATGGCTGCTGGCCGAGACCATGCGCCTGGAGCGCCTTGAACATCTGGCCCAGAAGTTCAAGCACAAG GCCGATGCCCACGAGGACTGGACGCGTGGCAAGGAGGAGATGCTGCAGTCGCAGGACTTCCGCCAGTGCAAGCTCAACGAGCTGAAGGCCCTAAAGAAGAAGCACGAAGCCTTTGAGTCTGACCTGGCCGCCCACCAGGATCGTGTGGAGCAGATTGCCGCCATCGCCCAGGAGCTTAA CACTCTGGAGTACCATGACTGTGTGTCTGTGAACGCCAGGTGCCAGCGCATCTGCGACCAATGGGATCGCTTGGGTGCTCTTACCCAGCGCAGGCGCACCGCCTTAGACGAGGCCGAGCGAATCCTGGAGAAGATCGACATCTTGCATTTGGAGTTCGCGAAGCGTGCGGCGCCGTTCAACAACTGGCTGGATGGTACGCGCGAGGATCTTGTGGACATGTTTATTGTACACACCATGGAGGAAATCCAAGGCCTGATCCAGGCGCACGACCAGTTCAAGGCGACCCTGGGTGAGGCCGACAAGGAGTTCAACCTGATCGTGAACCTGGTCCGCGAAGTGGAGTCGATTGTGAAGCAGCACCAGATCCCCGGCGGCCTAGAGAACCCCTACACCACCCTGACCGCCAACGACATGACGCGCAAGTGGAGCGACGTCCGCCAACTGGTGCCCCAACGCGACCAGACTTTGGCCAACGAGCTGCGCAAGCAACAGAACAACGAAATGCTCCGCCGTCAGTTTGCCGAGAAGGCCAACATTGTCGGCCCCTGGATCGAGCGGCAAATGGATGCTGTTACGGCCATCGGTATGGGACTGCAGGGATCGCTGGAGGACCAACTGCACCGGCTCAAGGAGTACGAGCAGGCCGTCTACGCCTACAAGCCGAACATTGAGGAGCTGGAGAAGATCCACCAAGCGGTGCAGGAATCGATGATCTTCGAGAACCGATACACCAACTACACGATGGAAACGCTGCGCGTCGGCTGGGAGCAGCTGCTTACATCTATCAACCGCAACATCAACGAGGTGGAGAACCAGATTCTCACCCGCGACTCCAAGGGCATTAGCCAGGAGCAGCTGAACGAATTCCGCAGCAGCTTCAACCACTTCGACAAGAACCGCACCGGCCGACTGTCGCCCGAGGAGTTCAAGTCGTGCTTGGTCTCGTTGGGCTACTCGATTGGCAAGGATCGCCAGGGTGATTTGGACTTCCAGCGCATCCTCGCCGTCGTCGATCCCAACAACACTGGCTACGTGCACTTCGACGCCTTCCTCGACTTCATGACCCGCGAGAGCACCGATACCGACACTGCCGAACAAGTCATCGACTCCTTCCGAATCCTGGCAGCCGACAAG CCATACATTTTGCCCGACGAACTGCGTCGCGAGTTGCCGCCAGACCAGGCCGAGTACTGCATCCAGCGCATGCCGCCCTATAAGGGACCCAACGGAGTGCCCGGCGCCCTGGACTACATGTCCTTCAGCACAGCTCTCTACGGCGAGACCGACTTGTAA
- the Actn gene encoding alpha actinin, isoform F — MMMENGLSMEYGDGYMEQEEEWEREGLLDPAWEKQQKKTFTAWCNSHLRKAGTAIDNIEEDFRNGLKLMLLLEVISGETLPKPDRGKMRFHKIANVNKALDFIASKGVHLVSIGAEEIVDGNLKMTLGMIWTIILRFAIQDISVEEMTAKEGLLLWCQRKTAPYKNVNVQNFHLSFKDGLAFCALIHRHRPDLIDYAKLSKDNPLENLNTAFDVAEKYLDIPRMLDPDDLQNTALPDERAVMTYVSSYYHCFSGAQKAETAANRICKVLKVNQENERLMEEYERLASDLLEWIRRTMPWLNSRQADNSLAGVQKKLEEYRTYRRKHKPPRVEQKAKLETNFNTLQTKLRLSNRPAYLPTEGKTVSDISNSWKGLELAEKAFEEWLLAETMRLERLEHLAQKFKHKADAHEDWTRGKEEMLQSQDFRQCKLNELKALKKKHEAFESDLAAHQDRVEQIAAIAQELNVSTLEYHDCVSVNARCQRICDQWDRLGALTQRRRTALDEAERILEKIDILHLEFAKRAAPFNNWLDGTREDLVDMFIVHTMEEIQGLIQAHDQFKATLGEADKEFNLIVNLVREVESIVKQHQIPGGLENPYTTLTANDMTRKWSDVRQLVPQRDQTLANELRKQQNNEMLRRQFAEKANIVGPWIERQMDAVTAIGMGLQGSLEDQLHRLKEYEQAVYAYKPNIEELEKIHQAVQESMIFENRYTNYTMETLRVGWEQLLTSINRNINEVENQILTRDSKGISQEQLNEFRSSFNHFDKNRTGRLSPEEFKSCLVSLGYSIGKDRQGDLDFQRILAVVDPNNTGYVHFDAFLDFMTRESTDTDTAEQVIDSFRILAADKPYILPDELRRELPPDQAEYCIQRMPPYKGPNGVPGALDYMSFSTALYGETDL; from the exons ATGATGATGGAGAACGGACTCTCCATGGAGTACGGAGATGGCTACatggagcaggaggaggagtgGGAGCGCGAGGGCCTGCTCGATCCTGCGTGGGAGAAGCAACAGAAGAAG ACATTTACCGCCTGGTGTAACAGCCATTTGCGCAAGGCCGGTACAGCCATCGACAACATCGAGGAGGACTTCCGCAACGGCCTCaagctgatgctgctgctggaggtgATCTCCGGCGAGACGCTCCCCAAGCCCGATCGCGGCAAGATGCGCTTCCACAAGATCGCCAACGTGAACAAGGCTCTCGACTTCATCGCCTCCAAGGGCGTCCACCTGGTCTCTATCGGCGCCGAGGAGATCGTCGATGGAAACTTGAAGATGACTCTGGGTATGATCTGGACGATTATCCTGCGCTTCGCCATTCAGGACATCTCCGTGGAGGAGATGACCGCCAAGGAGGGTCTGCTGCTGTGGTGCCAGCGCAAGACGGCTCCCTACAAGAACGTCAACGTACAGAACTTCCATCTGTCGTTCAAG GATGGTCTGGCCTTCTGCGCCCTTATCCATCGCCATCGTCCAGATCTAATCGACTACGCCAAGCTGTCCAAAGACAATCCTCTGGAGAATCTTAATACTGCCTTCGATGTGGCCGAGAAGTACCTGGATATTCCGCGCATGTTGGATCCAGATG ATCTCCAGAATACAGCTTTGCCCGATGAGCGGGCGGTGATGACGTATGTGTCCTCGTACTATCACTGCTTCAGTGGCGCCCAAAAG GCGGAAACCGCTGCCAACCGGATCTGCAAGGTGCTCAAGGTCAACCAGGAGAACGAACGCCTCATGGAGGAGTACGAGCGTCTGGCCAGTGAT TTGCTGGAGTGGATCCGTCGCACCATGCCCTGGTTGAACTCGCGCCAGGCCGACAACTCGCTGGCAGGTGTGCAGAAGAAGCTGGAGGAGTACCGCACCTACCGTCGCAAGCACAAGCCACCACGTGTGGAGCAGAAGGCCAAGCTGGAGACCAACTTCAACACGCTGCAGACCAAGCTGCGCCTGTCCAACCGGCCCGCCTACCTGCCCACCGAGGGCAAGACCGTGTCCGACATCTCCAACTCGTGGAAGGGCCTGGAGCTGGCCGAGAAGGCCTTTGAGGAATGGCTGCTGGCCGAGACCATGCGCCTGGAGCGCCTTGAACATCTGGCCCAGAAGTTCAAGCACAAG GCCGATGCCCACGAGGACTGGACGCGTGGCAAGGAGGAGATGCTGCAGTCGCAGGACTTCCGCCAGTGCAAGCTCAACGAGCTGAAGGCCCTAAAGAAGAAGCACGAAGCCTTTGAGTCTGACCTGGCCGCCCACCAGGATCGTGTGGAGCAGATTGCCGCCATCGCCCAGGAGCTTAA CGTGAG CACTCTGGAGTACCATGACTGTGTGTCTGTGAACGCCAGGTGCCAGCGCATCTGCGACCAATGGGATCGCTTGGGTGCTCTTACCCAGCGCAGGCGCACCGCCTTAGACGAGGCCGAGCGAATCCTGGAGAAGATCGACATCTTGCATTTGGAGTTCGCGAAGCGTGCGGCGCCGTTCAACAACTGGCTGGATGGTACGCGCGAGGATCTTGTGGACATGTTTATTGTACACACCATGGAGGAAATCCAAGGCCTGATCCAGGCGCACGACCAGTTCAAGGCGACCCTGGGTGAGGCCGACAAGGAGTTCAACCTGATCGTGAACCTGGTCCGCGAAGTGGAGTCGATTGTGAAGCAGCACCAGATCCCCGGCGGCCTAGAGAACCCCTACACCACCCTGACCGCCAACGACATGACGCGCAAGTGGAGCGACGTCCGCCAACTGGTGCCCCAACGCGACCAGACTTTGGCCAACGAGCTGCGCAAGCAACAGAACAACGAAATGCTCCGCCGTCAGTTTGCCGAGAAGGCCAACATTGTCGGCCCCTGGATCGAGCGGCAAATGGATGCTGTTACGGCCATCGGTATGGGACTGCAGGGATCGCTGGAGGACCAACTGCACCGGCTCAAGGAGTACGAGCAGGCCGTCTACGCCTACAAGCCGAACATTGAGGAGCTGGAGAAGATCCACCAAGCGGTGCAGGAATCGATGATCTTCGAGAACCGATACACCAACTACACGATGGAAACGCTGCGCGTCGGCTGGGAGCAGCTGCTTACATCTATCAACCGCAACATCAACGAGGTGGAGAACCAGATTCTCACCCGCGACTCCAAGGGCATTAGCCAGGAGCAGCTGAACGAATTCCGCAGCAGCTTCAACCACTTCGACAAGAACCGCACCGGCCGACTGTCGCCCGAGGAGTTCAAGTCGTGCTTGGTCTCGTTGGGCTACTCGATTGGCAAGGATCGCCAGGGTGATTTGGACTTCCAGCGCATCCTCGCCGTCGTCGATCCCAACAACACTGGCTACGTGCACTTCGACGCCTTCCTCGACTTCATGACCCGCGAGAGCACCGATACCGACACTGCCGAACAAGTCATCGACTCCTTCCGAATCCTGGCAGCCGACAAG CCATACATTTTGCCCGACGAACTGCGTCGCGAGTTGCCGCCAGACCAGGCCGAGTACTGCATCCAGCGCATGCCGCCCTATAAGGGACCCAACGGAGTGCCCGGCGCCCTGGACTACATGTCCTTCAGCACAGCTCTCTACGGCGAGACCGACTTGTAA